The following proteins are encoded in a genomic region of Desulfosporosinus youngiae DSM 17734:
- a CDS encoding bifunctional 3-deoxy-7-phosphoheptulonate synthase/chorismate mutase: MKDLRLAGLTTERSTIEINGVTLGGKEIILIGGPCAVESSIQMIQSAETVKKAGGKILRGGVFKPRTSPYSFQGLGREGLNYLVQAAREQDLLCVTEVIDAPSLELVVDQIDIIQIGARNMQNFELLKMAGKINKPIILKRGLSATIEEWLLAAEYILSSGNPQVILCERGIRTYEPSTRNTLDLSAVGVAKELSHLPVIVDPSHAAGRRDLIASLSKAAIASGADGLLIEMHPNPAEAVSDGPQSLHPEQFIQLAGELDVVAEAVNRIFVSGCKENEETLKSLRKQIDGIDQVIIERLAARMKIVRKVGNQKRLDRVKDTNREKEILQRLVSLASELELSPDLVKKIYPLIFESAVQSQIKNKLANDKNFERVSEL; this comes from the coding sequence ATGAAAGATTTGAGATTGGCAGGGCTGACAACGGAGCGCAGTACTATTGAGATTAACGGGGTAACCTTGGGCGGCAAGGAGATTATACTGATCGGCGGACCCTGTGCGGTAGAATCAAGCATCCAAATGATTCAATCAGCCGAGACTGTAAAAAAGGCAGGCGGTAAAATTCTGCGGGGCGGAGTTTTCAAACCGCGTACTTCTCCCTACAGCTTCCAGGGCTTGGGGCGGGAAGGGCTTAATTATTTGGTGCAAGCAGCCAGAGAGCAGGACTTGCTTTGTGTTACAGAGGTTATTGATGCTCCAAGTCTTGAGTTAGTCGTTGATCAGATTGACATTATCCAAATTGGAGCCCGGAATATGCAAAACTTTGAGCTTCTTAAGATGGCCGGTAAAATTAACAAACCAATTATTCTTAAAAGAGGTTTATCCGCTACGATCGAAGAATGGCTCTTAGCGGCCGAATATATTTTATCCTCAGGCAATCCTCAGGTTATCCTTTGCGAAAGGGGAATTCGCACCTACGAGCCCAGTACAAGAAACACCTTAGATCTCAGTGCTGTGGGTGTGGCCAAAGAGCTTTCCCACCTGCCGGTTATTGTGGATCCGAGTCATGCCGCCGGCAGGAGAGATTTGATTGCCTCTTTATCTAAGGCGGCCATTGCTTCCGGAGCAGATGGTTTATTGATCGAGATGCACCCTAATCCTGCTGAAGCGGTCAGCGATGGCCCTCAATCATTGCATCCTGAACAGTTCATCCAGCTTGCAGGAGAATTGGATGTTGTGGCTGAAGCTGTGAATAGAATCTTTGTTTCGGGCTGTAAGGAAAATGAAGAAACTCTTAAATCATTACGCAAGCAAATTGATGGCATTGATCAGGTGATTATCGAACGCTTAGCAGCCAGGATGAAAATCGTTAGAAAAGTAGGGAATCAAAAACGCCTTGACCGGGTAAAAGATACCAACAGGGAAAAAGAGATTCTTCAGCGCTTAGTGAGTCTGGCCTCGGAATTAGAATTGTCTCCCGACTTAGTGAAAAAGATATATCCCTTGATTTTTGAATCTGCCGTTCAATCACAAATCAAAAATAAATTAGCAAACGACAAAAACTTTGAACGCGTCAGCGAATTATAA
- a CDS encoding RNA polymerase sigma factor, with the protein MKTNHLEKLFAEETIRQQKNYYRLAYSYTKNPEDALDIVQESIYKALSSLHTLKDPHSMKTWFYRILVNTSLDFLRKQKNVEVMDEEFLESHLPEKEPAYPDLDLQEALAQVPPMYRNIIVLRFFEDLTIDEVATILDVNPNTIKTRLYTGLKKLRLKMQA; encoded by the coding sequence ATGAAAACTAACCATCTGGAGAAATTGTTTGCTGAAGAAACTATCCGCCAGCAAAAAAATTACTATCGGCTTGCTTATAGTTATACCAAAAACCCGGAGGACGCTCTGGATATCGTTCAGGAATCCATTTATAAAGCACTTTCCTCCCTTCATACTCTCAAGGACCCTCACAGCATGAAAACCTGGTTCTACCGTATTCTCGTAAATACATCCCTGGATTTTTTACGCAAGCAGAAAAATGTGGAGGTGATGGATGAAGAGTTTCTGGAAAGCCATCTTCCCGAAAAGGAGCCCGCTTACCCTGATCTTGATCTCCAAGAGGCCTTAGCTCAGGTCCCCCCCATGTATCGCAATATTATCGTACTTCGTTTTTTTGAGGATCTTACCATTGACGAGGTGGCCACGATCTTAGATGTCAATCCAAATACTATTAAAACCCGCTTATATACCGGTTTAAAGAAGCTGCGTCTGAAGATGCAGGCATAA
- a CDS encoding anti-sigma factor family protein, translating to MTCYRSRDNWHSYVKRSLSKAELDEMASHLEHCPKCRSVVAGIQKTLDNLAKTQVILSPPADLKINVMKAIDTYRYKENLVSVNSFRLFELRNWGFSMVAAGILLFALNLAALNPGFEGGKMIEFPTKLSKQMTIPFHKISQLANDTLEKIEALSLSKPKVE from the coding sequence ATGACATGTTATCGAAGCCGGGACAACTGGCACAGCTACGTTAAACGCAGTTTGAGTAAGGCAGAACTAGACGAAATGGCTTCTCATCTGGAGCATTGTCCTAAATGTCGAAGTGTCGTTGCAGGTATTCAGAAGACCTTAGACAACTTGGCTAAGACCCAAGTAATCCTCAGTCCGCCTGCCGATCTTAAAATCAACGTTATGAAGGCTATCGATACGTATCGGTACAAGGAAAACCTGGTCAGCGTCAATTCTTTCCGCCTTTTTGAGTTGAGAAACTGGGGCTTCAGCATGGTAGCCGCAGGAATCCTCCTTTTCGCCCTGAACCTAGCCGCCTTGAATCCCGGTTTTGAAGGGGGTAAGATGATCGAATTCCCGACAAAACTAAGTAAGCAAATGACGATTCCTTTCCACAAAATAAGTCAGCTGGCTAACGACACTCTCGAAAAAATCGAAGCTCTGTCATTGTCAAAGCCAAAGGTGGAGTAA
- a CDS encoding chromate transporter yields the protein MLSQLWDLLIAFARASNLGFGGGPAVIPLIKIEVVERYQWMTNAEFANALAVGNALPGPIATKLAGYVGYQEAGWLGALVANIGVILPTSLAVILLARFLMKYSNSPVLKGMLKGVRPVVVVLIAQTAYDMGIGSFPNLTTWGIALATVVSVFWLKLHPALIILVSMGFGLLVFR from the coding sequence ATGTTATCACAGCTTTGGGATCTTTTAATTGCTTTCGCCAGGGCCAGCAACTTAGGCTTTGGCGGAGGTCCGGCAGTCATTCCTCTCATTAAAATTGAAGTCGTAGAGAGGTATCAATGGATGACTAACGCGGAATTTGCCAACGCACTTGCCGTCGGAAATGCTTTGCCAGGTCCGATCGCCACAAAATTGGCAGGGTATGTAGGGTATCAGGAAGCCGGATGGCTGGGAGCCCTGGTGGCAAATATAGGGGTTATTCTGCCGACCTCGCTTGCCGTCATTTTGCTGGCCCGGTTTTTAATGAAGTACTCGAATTCTCCGGTTTTGAAAGGAATGCTCAAGGGAGTGCGTCCTGTAGTTGTTGTCTTAATAGCTCAAACTGCCTATGATATGGGGATCGGCTCCTTCCCTAACCTGACGACTTGGGGAATTGCTTTGGCGACTGTGGTTTCTGTATTTTGGTTAAAATTGCATCCCGCACTCATTATCTTGGTTTCAATGGGTTTCGGATTGTTGGTTTTTCGCTAA
- a CDS encoding anti-sigma-V factor rsiV, with translation MEDKHLDKHLEEMKNDYLAVPIPKELDFIVKRALKEGGKDKLKKKRTLRWIGVIAASFAIFTVTLNTSPAFAQSLAEVPGLGNVIKVLTFKGYTLDEGNFKADLKVPVIDGLDDKNLEATLNSQYLEENKKLYESFMADISDIKERDSEAHMGIDTGYEVKTDNDQIFSIGRYVLNIAGSSSTTYKYDTIDKKNQILITLPSLFKDEQYISVISEYIQQQMREQMQSNEGVIYWVSGAELDFSFDPFEKIDKNQSFYINSNGKLVISFNKYEVAPGYMGVIEFVIPSEILSEHLVSNDYIH, from the coding sequence ATGGAAGACAAGCACCTAGACAAACACCTGGAAGAGATGAAAAATGACTATCTGGCTGTTCCGATCCCCAAAGAATTGGACTTTATCGTCAAAAGGGCTTTAAAAGAAGGAGGAAAAGACAAGTTGAAAAAAAAGAGAACGTTGCGTTGGATTGGTGTTATTGCTGCGTCTTTTGCCATATTTACGGTTACTCTCAATACAAGTCCGGCCTTTGCTCAGTCTCTTGCCGAGGTACCCGGACTGGGAAACGTCATCAAGGTGCTGACCTTCAAAGGGTACACTCTGGATGAAGGCAATTTCAAGGCAGATTTAAAAGTTCCCGTAATCGATGGTCTGGACGATAAAAACCTGGAAGCCACACTTAATTCCCAATATTTAGAGGAAAACAAAAAACTGTACGAAAGCTTTATGGCTGATATCTCAGATATAAAAGAACGTGACTCCGAAGCTCATATGGGAATTGATACAGGTTATGAAGTAAAAACGGATAATGACCAAATATTCTCGATCGGCCGATACGTTCTTAATATTGCAGGATCTTCAAGCACCACCTATAAATATGACACCATCGATAAGAAAAACCAAATATTGATCACCTTACCCTCCTTATTTAAAGATGAACAATACATTTCGGTAATAAGCGAATATATTCAACAACAAATGAGGGAACAAATGCAGTCTAACGAAGGGGTTATTTATTGGGTTAGCGGGGCCGAACTTGACTTTTCCTTTGATCCTTTTGAGAAAATAGACAAAAATCAAAGCTTTTATATCAATTCTAACGGCAAGCTGGTGATTTCGTTCAATAAATATGAGGTTGCTCCTGGCTATATGGGGGTTATCGAGTTTGTCATCCCGAGCGAAATTCTTTCTGAGCACTTAGTAAGCAATGATTATATCCACTAG
- a CDS encoding GntR family transcriptional regulator, whose translation MAHHFSPIKFDDQGHIRDSVFSILRNAILDKKLEPGQRLVERTIAEQMGISRTPVREAINKLVSERLVTHIPRKGVVVSGFTKADIIEILVIRTSLEALICSIAAKKIKPRELKRLELLAKQISAEHGKGNFKKSNQLNDKFHEIIYKTAESPRVYDFLNTLHEYITKFTEVAYSKPGRPEEVWVEHNAIIEALHQHDSAAAEAAAKNHAENSSRAYLEMAFLSENFK comes from the coding sequence GTGGCGCATCATTTTTCACCCATAAAGTTCGATGATCAGGGCCATATTCGGGATTCGGTATTTTCCATTTTGAGAAATGCAATTTTAGACAAAAAACTAGAACCGGGACAGAGGCTTGTGGAACGAACCATCGCAGAACAAATGGGTATTAGCAGGACACCGGTACGTGAAGCAATAAACAAGCTGGTATCAGAACGATTAGTAACCCATATACCACGCAAAGGGGTGGTGGTATCCGGATTCACTAAGGCAGATATCATAGAGATTCTAGTTATTAGGACATCCTTGGAAGCGCTCATTTGCAGTATTGCGGCTAAAAAAATCAAACCCCGGGAACTGAAGCGTCTGGAGTTACTAGCCAAGCAGATTTCGGCTGAACATGGGAAAGGAAACTTTAAAAAATCCAACCAATTAAACGATAAGTTTCACGAGATAATTTATAAAACCGCTGAAAGCCCGAGAGTATATGATTTTCTTAATACATTACACGAGTATATAACCAAGTTTACTGAAGTGGCGTATTCTAAACCCGGCCGGCCTGAGGAAGTATGGGTGGAACATAATGCGATCATTGAGGCCCTGCATCAACATGACAGCGCTGCAGCAGAAGCCGCTGCGAAAAACCACGCGGAAAATTCCAGCAGAGCGTATTTAGAGATGGCTTTTTTGAGTGAAAACTTTAAGTAG
- a CDS encoding B-box zinc finger protein produces MNCKYHPHQEAQAICVKCKNPICPECTIKLNDKTACRQCLEENLSFNPVSALPASLPRKTFPEKFLFLCYSLIPGAAHMDLGLFRRGLQLMIITFGGIALINFIGLDFLIPFIILPAWFFSFFESHHLRRQAEKGQAIVDQDLFNHQMFDYTPQLKNPRLIGYTIIVIGILGLLRHVDRYSFLPRLIGNWDYYNLLRGSFIPFLLILGGIYLIVKAARTQPSNLKSELEELSENQDNPGQAKQA; encoded by the coding sequence ATGAATTGTAAATATCACCCCCATCAAGAGGCCCAAGCCATATGTGTCAAATGTAAAAATCCAATCTGTCCGGAATGCACAATAAAGCTAAACGATAAAACAGCCTGCCGCCAGTGCCTCGAAGAAAACTTAAGTTTCAATCCAGTGTCAGCTTTGCCTGCGAGCCTGCCCAGGAAAACCTTTCCGGAGAAATTTCTGTTTCTATGCTACAGTCTGATTCCCGGTGCCGCGCATATGGATCTGGGACTCTTCCGGCGCGGTCTTCAGTTGATGATCATCACCTTTGGCGGAATTGCCCTGATCAATTTTATTGGCTTGGATTTTCTCATCCCTTTCATTATACTGCCGGCCTGGTTTTTCAGCTTCTTTGAAAGCCATCATTTAAGAAGACAGGCTGAAAAAGGGCAGGCTATCGTTGATCAGGACCTCTTCAACCATCAAATGTTTGATTATACTCCACAGTTGAAGAATCCCCGCTTAATCGGATACACTATCATAGTCATTGGTATTCTTGGTCTTTTGCGTCATGTAGACAGATATTCCTTTTTACCACGCTTGATCGGGAACTGGGATTATTATAACTTACTCAGAGGAAGCTTTATTCCGTTCTTGCTTATCCTGGGCGGTATTTACCTGATCGTCAAAGCGGCACGGACACAACCCTCTAACCTTAAATCAGAACTAGAGGAACTATCGGAAAATCAAGACAACCCAGGGCAGGCAAAGCAGGCGTGA